A portion of the Edaphobacter lichenicola genome contains these proteins:
- a CDS encoding DUF3455 domain-containing protein yields the protein MRSPIAILTLSTLSFCLASIAIAQTQTEPPSTQHPILTVAGKGIQIYICQQGPSGPEWVFQAPEANLIDASGNPAGTHSAGPAWNSKDGSSVKGVVLVKAASSDPNSIPWLLLRASGASGTGIMTKVEFIRRSDTHGGVAPASGCDAQHVNTSARVPYTATYTFYSTKP from the coding sequence ATGCGGAGCCCCATTGCGATCCTTACTCTCTCAACGTTGAGTTTTTGTCTTGCCTCTATCGCAATAGCCCAAACTCAAACCGAGCCACCATCGACGCAACACCCCATCCTCACCGTTGCCGGCAAAGGAATCCAAATCTACATCTGTCAGCAAGGTCCCTCCGGACCGGAGTGGGTGTTTCAGGCTCCTGAAGCAAACCTCATCGATGCCTCCGGCAATCCTGCTGGCACACACAGCGCTGGTCCCGCCTGGAACTCGAAAGATGGCAGCTCCGTCAAAGGCGTTGTACTTGTGAAAGCCGCCTCATCGGATCCCAACTCCATCCCTTGGCTCCTCCTGAGGGCGTCAGGCGCTTCTGGAACTGGCATCATGACCAAAGTTGAGTTCATCCGCCGCTCCGACACTCACGGGGGGGTAGCTCCTGCCAGCGGTTGCGATGCTCAGCACGTCAATACCAGCGCTCGCGTTCCCTACACGGCAACCTACACCTTTTACTCCACGAAGCCCTGA
- a CDS encoding class I SAM-dependent methyltransferase has protein sequence MQIIDHSSDAFQMTIENPAMRAYLQRYPFLIGPDKAMNELGRKAIFDGLASRNRVPTPTAVRRLQPQETRLTAEQMDRLIRLMDESQVPQAVRAEMIDDYAWEANLVPLETKSALVLGCADGTELMFLRAVLPEAKITALDYQDEIPPARKRAVDVRFLQGDMNALIAGFGQEFDLVSSNHTLEHLYTPNEVLTTLAGLLQPHGALISTLPMDAMEGSPFLNKVKEAAKRKTIHPLDVVYLDAGHPWKTNPVDLDLTLQEAGFERPQLYQRQQHLSRYANFGETRFKAQFAFGRVLHALFFGLPRTVAKAVLTGTPQRLFGRGLLAAERRVWFGSNMLKNLYTQEACVLARKNSSAT, from the coding sequence ATGCAAATCATTGACCATAGCAGCGACGCTTTTCAGATGACTATAGAAAACCCAGCTATGCGGGCCTATTTGCAACGCTATCCCTTTCTTATAGGCCCCGACAAAGCAATGAACGAACTGGGGCGAAAAGCGATCTTCGACGGATTAGCCTCGCGGAACCGTGTTCCCACGCCAACTGCGGTACGCAGGCTTCAGCCCCAGGAGACACGACTGACGGCAGAGCAGATGGATCGTCTGATCAGACTTATGGATGAGTCGCAAGTACCGCAGGCAGTTCGCGCGGAGATGATCGACGACTATGCGTGGGAGGCTAACCTGGTGCCGCTCGAAACGAAGAGCGCCCTGGTTCTTGGATGCGCTGACGGAACGGAATTGATGTTTTTGCGCGCCGTGCTTCCAGAAGCAAAGATTACGGCGCTTGACTATCAGGACGAAATTCCTCCTGCGCGCAAGCGGGCGGTCGATGTTCGGTTTCTTCAGGGAGATATGAACGCCCTGATAGCGGGTTTTGGACAGGAGTTTGATCTGGTTTCGTCCAATCACACCCTGGAGCATCTTTATACGCCGAATGAGGTTCTGACCACGCTTGCCGGTCTTCTGCAGCCGCATGGGGCGTTAATCTCGACTCTCCCCATGGATGCAATGGAGGGCAGCCCGTTTCTGAATAAGGTGAAGGAGGCTGCGAAGAGAAAGACGATACATCCGCTGGATGTTGTCTATCTGGACGCCGGACATCCATGGAAGACCAACCCTGTCGATCTGGACTTAACCTTGCAAGAGGCCGGATTTGAACGGCCTCAACTCTACCAGCGCCAGCAGCATCTGTCGCGCTATGCGAACTTTGGAGAGACGAGGTTCAAGGCTCAATTTGCGTTTGGGAGGGTGTTGCATGCACTCTTTTTTGGCTTGCCGCGTACCGTTGCCAAGGCGGTGTTGACGGGAACTCCGCAGAGACTGTTTGGCAGAGGTTTGCTGGCAGCGGAACGGCGAGTATGGTTCGGCTCAAACATGTTGAAGAATCTATACACACAGGAAGCTTGCGTTTTGGCTCGGAAGAACTCCTCTGCAACCTAG
- a CDS encoding transglutaminase-like domain-containing protein: MLVKSEYDIQFNLSMPTPMMAMLHLHPSLDSQVKAGNDLKVERIDCETKTDIPVSEYYDVFGNRCTRFMAPFGAVRLSGNSVVEMEVTPDPINAHAQQAPVEKLPSEVLQFLLASRYCEVDHFGPISQDLFGHMTPGWTKASAIRDWVHQKVTFNYMTARSTKTALDVFAERVGVCRDYQHLAITLSRCQNIPARYVTGYLGDIRAPYSGAGDFSAWYEVFLDGRWMTMDARHNEPRIGRILMATGRDAADVALTTSFGNAVLTNFYVDSYEVLEDGTTVPSLPGTVPQAAVVTSANRSSAGAIQGFVE, translated from the coding sequence ATGCTTGTTAAGTCTGAATACGATATTCAATTTAATCTCTCCATGCCCACGCCGATGATGGCGATGCTGCATCTACACCCGTCACTTGATTCTCAGGTGAAGGCAGGCAATGATCTGAAGGTCGAACGCATCGATTGCGAAACGAAGACCGACATTCCGGTGTCCGAGTACTACGACGTGTTTGGAAATCGCTGTACCCGGTTTATGGCTCCCTTCGGGGCTGTTCGGCTGAGCGGAAACAGCGTCGTTGAGATGGAGGTGACACCGGATCCTATCAACGCGCATGCGCAGCAGGCTCCTGTGGAGAAGTTGCCGTCGGAGGTGCTTCAATTTTTGCTAGCGAGCCGGTATTGCGAGGTGGACCACTTCGGACCGATCTCGCAGGATCTGTTTGGCCACATGACGCCGGGCTGGACGAAGGCTTCGGCGATTCGGGATTGGGTGCATCAGAAGGTAACGTTCAACTACATGACAGCAAGATCCACTAAGACGGCATTGGACGTCTTTGCGGAGCGAGTTGGAGTGTGCCGGGACTATCAGCATCTCGCGATCACGTTGTCGCGGTGTCAGAATATTCCGGCGCGGTATGTAACTGGCTATCTGGGAGATATTCGCGCTCCATACAGTGGTGCAGGCGACTTCAGCGCCTGGTATGAGGTGTTTCTCGACGGGCGCTGGATGACGATGGATGCACGACATAATGAACCGCGTATTGGTCGCATACTGATGGCGACGGGGCGAGATGCGGCAGACGTTGCGTTAACAACTTCGTTCGGGAATGCGGTTTTGACGAACTTCTATGTCGACAGCTATGAGGTACTGGAAGATGGGACAACGGTTCCGAGTCTGCCAGGAACCGTACCGCAGGCAGCCGTAGTGACATCCGCGAACAGGAGTTCGGCTGGCGCGATTCAGGGCTTCGTGGAGTAA
- the metK gene encoding methionine adenosyltransferase: MATRDRFLFTSESVTEGHPDKIADQISDAILDACLAQDPYSRVACETLTCTGLVVIAGEITTKAYVDFQSLVRGTVAAIGYDNALYGFDSNTCAVISTINKQSGDIAMGVDTGGAGDQGMMFGYATNETPELMPTPISLAHKLAHKLSEVRKNGLMAYLRPDGKSQVTVEYDANHKPKRVDAVVISTQHAENVGNDELRADILKNVIQAVIPAELLDHDTKYHINPTGRFVVGGPMGDTGLTGRKIIVDTYGGMGRHGGGAFSGKDATKVDRSAAYMARYVAKNIVAAGLADRCEVQLAYAIGVAEPVSVLVDTFGTGKVDESKLEDLVRKNFSLTPKGIIEGLDLRKPIFKATAAYGHFGRKGDGFTWEKTDKAAALAEQAGVKQSASK, encoded by the coding sequence TTGGCGACACGCGACCGTTTTCTGTTTACCAGTGAATCTGTAACCGAAGGGCACCCCGACAAGATTGCCGATCAGATCTCCGATGCCATTCTGGATGCCTGCCTGGCGCAGGACCCTTATAGCCGCGTGGCGTGCGAGACGCTGACCTGCACTGGCCTTGTGGTCATCGCCGGGGAGATTACGACGAAGGCCTACGTGGACTTCCAGAGCCTTGTGCGCGGGACCGTTGCAGCGATCGGGTATGACAATGCGCTGTATGGGTTCGATTCGAATACGTGCGCGGTGATCTCGACCATCAATAAACAGTCCGGGGATATCGCCATGGGCGTGGACACGGGCGGAGCGGGCGACCAGGGCATGATGTTTGGCTACGCGACGAACGAGACGCCAGAGTTGATGCCGACACCGATCTCGCTGGCGCACAAACTGGCGCACAAGCTGAGCGAGGTTCGCAAGAATGGACTAATGGCGTACCTACGGCCTGATGGCAAGAGCCAGGTGACCGTAGAGTACGACGCAAATCACAAGCCTAAGCGGGTGGATGCGGTCGTGATTTCGACCCAGCACGCCGAGAATGTCGGAAATGATGAGTTGCGTGCCGACATCCTGAAGAACGTCATTCAGGCTGTAATTCCGGCGGAACTGCTGGATCATGACACGAAATACCATATCAATCCTACGGGACGATTTGTGGTCGGCGGACCGATGGGCGATACGGGTTTGACGGGTCGGAAGATCATCGTCGATACGTATGGCGGCATGGGCCGGCATGGCGGCGGAGCGTTCAGCGGCAAGGATGCGACCAAGGTGGACCGCTCGGCGGCCTACATGGCGCGGTATGTGGCGAAGAACATCGTCGCGGCTGGCTTGGCGGACCGTTGCGAGGTCCAGTTGGCCTACGCGATTGGTGTTGCCGAGCCTGTGAGCGTGCTGGTAGATACCTTTGGAACGGGCAAGGTAGACGAGTCCAAGCTTGAGGACCTGGTAAGAAAGAACTTCTCGCTGACGCCAAAGGGCATCATTGAGGGTCTCGATCTGCGCAAGCCGATCTTCAAAGCAACGGCGGCGTATGGCCACTTTGGTCGCAAGGGAGATGGTTTTACGTGGGAGAAGACCGACAAGGCTGCTGCTCTCGCGGAGCAGGCCGGAGTTAAGCAGAGCGCGTCCAAGTAA
- a CDS encoding bifunctional transcriptional activator/DNA repair enzyme AdaA has protein sequence MTMTDTVKTSAGGAVPSYFPGKQWQQVLGRDTKADGQFVYAVKSTKVYCKPSCASRRPSRKNVTFFPTPALAEAAGYRACKRCEPERTEAKADPQAGAIAAVTEYLKDHAEERTRLADVAKATGVGRLTILRGFKRVLGVSPGQYAKEARLERFKTKVRDPKKVKAPITDAIYEAGFGSSSRLYEKSAASLGMTPRVMREGGAGLLIRYCTAPSPLGRMLVAMTERGICSIAFGKDDKELVTRLREQFSKAQLVVSKGNTGWLADAVAFVTSQLGEHPLAATFPMDVRATAFQQRVWKALQAIPRGETRSYSDVALQLGAPTASRAVAGACGANPIAIAVPCHRVVGKGGALTGYRWGVERKRRLLEAERA, from the coding sequence ATGACGATGACAGATACAGTGAAGACGAGTGCGGGCGGGGCGGTGCCCAGCTATTTTCCTGGAAAACAGTGGCAGCAGGTCCTGGGACGAGACACCAAAGCAGATGGGCAGTTTGTCTATGCCGTGAAGTCGACGAAAGTTTATTGCAAACCGAGCTGCGCGAGTCGGCGCCCATCGCGAAAGAATGTGACGTTCTTCCCTACCCCGGCGCTGGCTGAGGCTGCCGGATACAGAGCTTGCAAGCGCTGTGAGCCGGAGAGGACTGAGGCCAAGGCAGATCCGCAGGCAGGGGCCATCGCAGCCGTCACAGAATACTTGAAAGATCATGCGGAGGAGAGAACTCGGCTGGCTGATGTAGCCAAGGCCACTGGCGTTGGTCGGCTGACGATTCTACGTGGGTTTAAACGGGTGCTGGGGGTAAGCCCAGGCCAGTATGCGAAGGAGGCGCGGCTGGAGCGCTTTAAGACCAAAGTGCGAGATCCGAAGAAAGTGAAAGCACCGATTACCGATGCGATTTATGAGGCAGGGTTTGGGTCGAGTAGCAGGTTGTATGAGAAAAGTGCCGCTTCGTTGGGGATGACACCGAGAGTGATGCGGGAGGGCGGGGCTGGACTGTTGATCCGTTATTGCACCGCACCGAGCCCGCTGGGAAGGATGCTGGTTGCGATGACAGAGAGAGGGATCTGCTCGATTGCATTTGGCAAGGATGATAAAGAGTTAGTTACAAGGCTGCGGGAGCAGTTTTCTAAGGCGCAGCTGGTGGTGTCCAAGGGAAATACGGGCTGGCTTGCGGACGCGGTTGCGTTTGTGACGAGCCAGCTTGGAGAGCATCCGCTGGCGGCTACGTTCCCGATGGACGTGCGGGCGACAGCGTTTCAGCAGCGGGTTTGGAAGGCGCTGCAGGCGATTCCGCGAGGAGAGACGCGAAGCTATTCGGACGTGGCGCTGCAGTTGGGTGCGCCAACGGCTTCGCGGGCGGTTGCGGGAGCGTGTGGGGCAAATCCGATTGCGATTGCGGTGCCGTGTCATCGGGTGGTGGGCAAGGGTGGAGCGTTGACTGGATATCGGTGGGGCGTGGAGAGGAAGCGGCGATTGCTGGAGGCTGAGAGAGCTTGA
- a CDS encoding ArnT family glycosyltransferase codes for MNQQRPNSPRTLQAIEAVLLLLASIFFILHVFHLNADFPNHSPWMDWAKYTDEGWYGDGAIRHFQRGHWYVPGDFNPAAALPVWPLLEAALFRFTGVNLVAARALTVGIFGLILATSYLLLRRWQNLSTLDISAPDRDKRKGQTTLAPAIAVLLLAVSPFCYVFTRLAILEPLLILLTLLALLVASYVTVRQGSSIPIRGRLRQMIPILALGLILPLMVLTKTTAVFLIPAIAWILWARVEYSIRPFLGVGIPIIALAAVIWLAYYGFVVRPHFLDDYRYLFSANGYTGMTPSTALSVLGDTIADGLWIGNILYPLGLLAAGSALFLRPRLLRNPLIPSLLLWAAGYAVFLAYHNNLQPRYYLVIAIPLTLLIPVVFSSLWEPFTPRPSNSVRNPLRGLVAASITVALTVLTVADARQTLHYVRNPDYTFTTAAAQIHQIVAADRTHNPLILSISGSNLSLMTGLPSICDDFGTMDLAVRVQAYHPGWYVAWNQVDDDKMDALAPMYHLQRVAAFPAMDDPERNLLILYRLDPAIPGTPPRRRRKPVIPRLLQTNFGQQPSQIQLEH; via the coding sequence ATGAACCAGCAGCGCCCCAACTCGCCCCGAACTCTCCAGGCCATTGAAGCGGTCCTGCTCCTGCTCGCCTCTATCTTTTTCATTCTGCATGTCTTCCATCTCAACGCCGACTTTCCGAACCACTCTCCTTGGATGGACTGGGCCAAGTACACCGACGAGGGCTGGTACGGTGACGGAGCCATCCGTCACTTCCAGCGCGGCCACTGGTACGTCCCCGGCGACTTCAACCCAGCGGCCGCTCTCCCCGTCTGGCCCCTCCTCGAAGCTGCGCTCTTTCGCTTCACCGGCGTCAACCTCGTTGCTGCCCGCGCCCTCACAGTAGGCATCTTTGGATTGATTCTCGCGACGTCCTACCTCTTACTCCGCCGCTGGCAAAATCTCTCCACCCTAGATATCTCTGCCCCAGACCGAGACAAGAGAAAGGGCCAGACCACCCTTGCCCCCGCCATCGCCGTCCTCCTTCTCGCGGTCAGCCCGTTCTGTTATGTCTTCACCCGTCTGGCCATCCTGGAGCCGCTCCTCATCCTGCTCACTCTTCTTGCCCTTCTGGTTGCCTCCTACGTCACAGTGAGACAGGGAAGCTCAATCCCCATCAGAGGCCGCCTGAGACAAATGATCCCAATCCTCGCCTTGGGTCTAATCCTTCCCCTCATGGTCCTTACCAAGACCACCGCAGTCTTCCTCATCCCCGCAATCGCCTGGATACTGTGGGCTCGTGTCGAATACAGCATTCGCCCCTTCCTGGGCGTCGGCATTCCCATAATCGCTCTCGCCGCTGTTATCTGGCTTGCTTACTATGGTTTTGTCGTCCGTCCCCACTTCTTAGACGACTACCGCTACCTCTTCAGCGCCAATGGCTACACCGGAATGACCCCATCCACCGCTCTTAGCGTCCTAGGCGATACCATTGCCGACGGCCTGTGGATCGGCAATATCCTCTACCCACTCGGTCTCCTGGCTGCCGGTTCCGCCCTGTTCCTTCGACCCCGACTCCTGCGCAACCCTCTGATCCCTTCGCTTCTACTTTGGGCTGCGGGCTACGCCGTCTTTCTCGCCTATCACAACAACCTGCAGCCCCGGTACTACCTCGTTATCGCAATCCCTCTTACTCTCCTGATTCCCGTCGTCTTTTCAAGCCTTTGGGAACCTTTCACCCCCCGTCCAAGCAATTCGGTCCGAAACCCACTCCGCGGCCTCGTCGCCGCCAGCATCACAGTCGCCCTTACCGTTCTCACAGTCGCCGACGCCCGCCAGACGCTCCACTACGTCCGAAATCCCGACTACACCTTCACCACTGCTGCCGCCCAGATTCACCAGATCGTCGCTGCCGACCGCACGCACAATCCCCTCATCCTCTCCATCAGCGGCTCCAATCTGTCTCTCATGACCGGCCTCCCCTCAATCTGCGACGACTTCGGCACCATGGACCTCGCCGTCCGCGTCCAGGCCTACCATCCCGGCTGGTACGTCGCGTGGAACCAGGTCGACGACGACAAGATGGACGCCCTTGCCCCCATGTACCATCTCCAGCGCGTTGCCGCATTTCCCGCCATGGACGATCCCGAGCGCAACCTACTTATCCTCTATCGCCTCGATCCGGCCATCCCCGGCACGCCACCGCGCCGCCGACGCAAACCCGTCATCCCCCGCCTGCTCCAGACGAACTTCGGCCAGCAGCCCAGCCAAATTCAACTGGAACACTAA
- a CDS encoding ABC transporter permease, whose translation MNKLVVGNLVHRPLRSLISCLAIAIEVIMILSITAILMGKLDGFKTRQNGIGMDMFVRPSTINNFIGMSPAGASIKVADIIAQVPHVVVSAPVNVQITSSLDSIYGIDYKTFNGLLPFTFISGGPFQHPFDIILDDYAAAGKKVGDTITVLNHPFRICGIVEHGKGGRKFLPIETMGQITGTEGKATMFYLRTEDQPKYQDEVRKAILAIPGMSDYNVATAEEYLSSISPDRLPGFNIGLRVVIGIAVIIGFLVIFQSMYTAVMERTREIGILKSMGASRAYIVGIVLRETGVLAAVGIAAGVIASFALSAALEARFPTLDFVINVPYVWKAILIAFVGALLGALYPALKAASKDPIDALSYE comes from the coding sequence ATGAACAAACTGGTAGTCGGCAATCTCGTCCATCGTCCCCTGCGCTCTCTTATCAGCTGCCTCGCCATCGCCATCGAAGTCATCATGATCCTGTCCATCACTGCCATCCTCATGGGCAAGCTCGACGGTTTCAAGACTCGTCAAAACGGCATTGGCATGGACATGTTCGTCCGCCCCAGCACTATCAATAACTTCATTGGGATGAGTCCTGCCGGTGCCTCCATCAAGGTAGCCGACATCATCGCTCAGGTACCCCACGTCGTCGTCTCCGCCCCGGTCAACGTCCAGATCACCAGCTCGCTCGACAGCATCTACGGCATCGACTATAAGACCTTCAACGGTCTACTGCCCTTTACCTTCATCTCCGGTGGGCCCTTCCAACATCCCTTCGACATCATCCTCGACGACTATGCAGCGGCAGGCAAAAAAGTCGGCGACACCATTACAGTTCTCAATCATCCCTTCCGTATCTGCGGCATCGTCGAGCACGGCAAAGGTGGACGCAAGTTCCTGCCCATCGAAACCATGGGACAGATCACAGGAACTGAGGGCAAGGCGACGATGTTCTATCTCAGAACAGAAGATCAGCCTAAATATCAGGACGAGGTCCGCAAGGCTATCCTCGCAATCCCTGGCATGAGTGACTACAACGTAGCCACTGCCGAAGAATATTTGTCCTCCATCTCGCCCGATCGACTTCCGGGCTTCAACATTGGCCTCCGCGTTGTCATCGGGATCGCCGTCATCATCGGATTCCTCGTCATATTTCAATCGATGTACACGGCTGTCATGGAGCGCACCCGCGAGATCGGCATTCTGAAATCCATGGGTGCCTCGCGCGCCTACATCGTCGGAATTGTTCTCCGCGAGACCGGCGTACTTGCCGCGGTCGGCATTGCCGCGGGTGTCATCGCCAGCTTCGCCCTCAGTGCTGCGTTGGAGGCGCGCTTTCCAACGCTGGACTTCGTCATCAACGTGCCGTACGTCTGGAAAGCCATCCTGATCGCCTTCGTCGGAGCTCTTCTTGGCGCACTGTACCCGGCACTCAAGGCCGCCAGCAAAGACCCCATCGACGCCCTCTCATACGAATAG
- a CDS encoding acyltransferase family protein, with protein sequence MPEEIELPNEADPRRFYELDSLRGVAALTVVFHHFARICPERLTHLLIRTPLRLLIAGHQAVILFFLLSGFVLTLPYKKKNSLSYGLFLLKRVCRIYLPYLGALALAILCDLSFPGHGLSNNYWINYTWSQPVTARLTLQHILFLGNYNWFQLNPAFWSLVYEMRISLIFPFIAVAVLRLRSIWLILCAVALSLAFFPAALLFSNVLHLSSLDAAINTTRTVHYAAFFIIGSLLAKHLHTVNRWYARLKPVHAAILALVALALYGFSEASSLVQRLSIPEDLFDWPVAAGAVMLIILAMNSRPFHKFLTSRTIHYLGERSYSLYLIHGTILFSLIHTLMGRVRLDVLFLLYLAITLSVTEIFYRFIEHPAMLFGRRLTANRKALPQPTPLPVASVPLA encoded by the coding sequence ATGCCTGAAGAGATAGAACTCCCCAACGAGGCTGATCCGCGCCGTTTCTACGAGCTGGATTCCTTGCGCGGAGTGGCCGCGCTCACGGTCGTCTTTCACCATTTCGCCCGAATCTGCCCGGAGCGCCTCACCCACCTGCTGATCCGCACGCCCCTGCGTCTGCTCATCGCTGGACATCAGGCTGTCATTCTCTTTTTCCTGCTCAGCGGTTTCGTCCTTACTCTCCCCTACAAAAAAAAGAACAGCCTAAGCTATGGCCTTTTTCTTCTCAAACGAGTCTGCCGCATCTACCTGCCCTATCTCGGAGCTTTGGCACTGGCGATCCTCTGTGACCTCAGCTTTCCCGGTCACGGCCTCTCCAATAATTACTGGATCAACTACACCTGGTCGCAGCCCGTCACCGCTCGCCTGACGCTTCAGCACATCCTCTTCCTTGGCAACTACAACTGGTTTCAGCTCAACCCCGCATTCTGGTCACTTGTCTACGAGATGCGGATCTCTCTGATATTCCCCTTTATCGCAGTTGCGGTTCTACGTCTCCGCAGCATCTGGCTCATTCTCTGTGCGGTTGCTCTCTCACTCGCTTTCTTTCCAGCCGCACTCCTCTTTTCCAATGTCCTCCACCTGAGCAGCCTCGACGCCGCGATCAATACCACGCGTACAGTCCACTACGCAGCCTTCTTCATCATCGGCTCGCTTTTGGCCAAGCATCTTCACACGGTCAATCGGTGGTACGCCCGCCTAAAACCTGTTCATGCAGCGATCCTCGCTCTCGTCGCCCTGGCGCTTTACGGTTTTTCTGAAGCCAGCAGCCTCGTTCAACGTCTTTCAATTCCGGAAGATCTGTTCGACTGGCCAGTAGCTGCAGGAGCCGTCATGCTGATCATCCTTGCGATGAATAGCCGACCCTTCCACAAATTTCTCACCAGCCGCACGATCCACTACCTCGGCGAACGCTCCTACAGCCTCTATCTCATCCACGGAACGATCCTCTTTTCCCTCATTCACACGCTCATGGGACGCGTTCGCCTGGACGTTCTTTTTCTGCTCTACCTCGCGATCACCCTCTCCGTCACAGAGATCTTCTATCGTTTCATCGAGCATCCCGCAATGCTCTTTGGCCGCCGCCTTACCGCGAATCGAAAGGCCCTCCCTCAACCGACACCGTTGCCTGTTGCATCGGTTCCACTAGCGTGA
- a CDS encoding helix-turn-helix domain-containing protein produces the protein MERFCDELRWERERRQVSIERICEETKVSSRHLLALEAGEYGALPGGVFRKGIVRSYLAALDLEEGPWIERFEKSLQESGATGPEVADWTEFAENVRRNRGGSESKSGMRWMGVAGMLTSLGVLGWVVWKFALHGHLLP, from the coding sequence ATGGAACGATTCTGCGACGAACTGCGATGGGAGCGAGAACGGCGTCAGGTCTCTATTGAGAGGATCTGCGAGGAGACGAAGGTTTCGTCTCGTCATCTCCTTGCGCTAGAAGCGGGCGAGTATGGTGCGCTGCCCGGGGGCGTGTTTCGAAAGGGAATCGTCCGGAGTTATCTCGCCGCTTTAGACCTGGAGGAGGGTCCCTGGATAGAGCGCTTTGAGAAAAGTTTACAAGAGAGCGGCGCGACCGGCCCAGAAGTGGCTGACTGGACCGAATTTGCAGAAAATGTGCGGAGGAACAGGGGTGGCAGCGAGTCTAAGTCTGGGATGCGGTGGATGGGCGTCGCAGGAATGCTTACCTCTCTGGGCGTTCTAGGCTGGGTGGTCTGGAAGTTCGCCTTGCACGGTCATTTGCTTCCATAG